TCTCGCTCGCACCGGCCAGGACGGGTCCAAGTCGGTCGGGTCCAGGTCGGTCGGGTCCAGGTCGGTCGGGTCCAGGTCGGTCGGGTCCAGGTCGGTCGGGTCCAAGTCGGTCGGGTTCAGGTCGGCCGGGTCGAGCGGGCCGATCGGGTCAGGGCGGCTCCGGTCAGAGCGAGGCGAGGGCGACACCGCCCAGGGCCGTGAGCGCGACGACGATCCACGGCGCCACCCGACCGACCGTCAGCAGCACGAACGCCAGCACGGCCACGGCGAAATCGCGCGGGTTGCCGACCGCGCTGCTCCAGACGGGATCGTAGAGCGCGGAACCGAGGATTCCGACCACCGCCGCGTTGGTCCCGCGCATCGCAGCCTGGGCCAGCGGACGCGTCCGGAACGTGTCCCAGTAGGGCAGCGTGCCGTAGACCAGGAGCACGCCCGGCAGGAAGATCGCGACCAACGCGATGGCCGCGCCGACCACGCCGTGGGGCGACGGCCCCACGACCGCGCCGAGGTAGGCCGCGAACGTGAACAGCGGGCCGGGCACGGCCTGGGCGGCGCCGTACCCGGCGAGGAAGGTGCCGGGGCCGACCCAGCCCGGCGCGACCACCTCGGCCTGCAGCAGCGGCAGCACCACGTGGCCGCCGCCGAACACCAGGGAGCCGGAGCGGTAGAAGGCGTCGAACAGCGCCAGGCCCTGGGATGGCAGGCCGGCGACGAGCAGATGGGGCACGACGAGGAGCAGGGCGAAGGCGACCAGCGCCGCGGCGCCGGCCCGCCGGGACACTGGGACCGCGAGGTGCCCCGCCTGCGCCTGCGGTGCCGCCCGGCAGAGGACGAGCCCGGCGAGGGCACCGAGGGCGATGGCGCCGAGCTGCCCGACCGAGCCCGCGACGAACACCGTGAGGAACAGGGCCGCCACCGCGATGCCGGCGCGCGGCCGGTCCGGTGCCAGGGAGCGGGCCATCCCCCAGACCGCCTGCGCGACGACCGCCACGGCGACGAGCTTGAGACCGTGGATCACGCCGTCGGCGACCGGACCCGACAGGGCCGCGGCGCCGTAGGCGAAGGCCAGGAGCAGCAGGGCCGAGGGCAGCGTGAACCCCGCCCAGGCGGCGAGCCCCCCCAGGAGGCCGCCGCCGCGGAGCACGCCGAGCGAGAACCCGACCTGGCTGGAGGCGGGCCCGGGAAGGAACTGACACAGCGCCACCAGATCGGCA
This genomic window from Methylobacterium oryzae contains:
- the chrA gene encoding chromate efflux transporter, with the translated sequence MTDASSSAEPGRPESASARAPGSVGEVFRAFLKLGLTAFGGPIAHLGYFRDELVTRRRWLDERGYADLVALCQFLPGPASSQVGFSLGVLRGGGLLGGLAAWAGFTLPSALLLLAFAYGAAALSGPVADGVIHGLKLVAVAVVAQAVWGMARSLAPDRPRAGIAVAALFLTVFVAGSVGQLGAIALGALAGLVLCRAAPQAQAGHLAVPVSRRAGAAALVAFALLLVVPHLLVAGLPSQGLALFDAFYRSGSLVFGGGHVVLPLLQAEVVAPGWVGPGTFLAGYGAAQAVPGPLFTFAAYLGAVVGPSPHGVVGAAIALVAIFLPGVLLVYGTLPYWDTFRTRPLAQAAMRGTNAAVVGILGSALYDPVWSSAVGNPRDFAVAVLAFVLLTVGRVAPWIVVALTALGGVALASL